The Teredinibacter sp. KSP-S5-2 genomic interval TACTTTCCTTATGATACCTATGCTGATAGAGAGTGGTCTGTCGGAGATGTCTTTTCGTCAACCTATACCATAACTCTGGACGACCGTTTTTTACAGAGTGGATCAAACTGGCTTGAGTATTCTGATAGCTCCGAGTATACCCAATGGTTGGTTCAATCCGATTATGTTGGTGGGCGTAAGCCTGAGGTGGCCACTAACCTCGATAGTTTTCGAATTGCGGATAACGGTTCGTCGGGCGACACCATTGAGGTCTATGATGGTCGTCATGATGGGGACGACTTGGCATTTGTCTCCATTTTTACAACCTTTACCAGTTCTATTCTTGATTTGGTTTCTGCGGATCTACTCAGAGATGGGGTGATATCCGTTGACGATGCCAATCAGTTAACTGGTTCAAGTGGTCATTTTTTTAATGGCTATA includes:
- a CDS encoding PEP-CTERM sorting domain-containing protein; the encoded protein is MKKSFLLGCFLLFLPLLSNSGIVEIQYEGVITSVDVEYIEGPDTYFPYDTYADREWSVGDVFSSTYTITLDDRFLQSGSNWLEYSDSSEYTQWLVQSDYVGGRKPEVATNLDSFRIADNGSSGDTIEVYDGRHDGDDLAFVSIFTTFTSSILDLVSADLLRDGVISVDDANQLTGSSGHFFNGYIMETIPRIGATFDVTSLVMSTSGVSVPEPGSWGLFFIGALCLFLRRIQ